Genomic segment of Rhodococcus rhodochrous:
GAGTGCCGCTTCCGAGCCTTCCTGTTCGAGACTCGAGAGCGTGCGCTCGAGTTCGGTGATCTCCTGGCGGAGAGCGGCTTCGCGGCGGTTGAGACTGTCGAGCAGTACGAGCAGGTCCGCGGGGCGCGCCGAGTCGAGGGCGTCACCGGTGTCGGTGGTGCGCACCTGGGTGGCGATGCCGGCGCCGAGGAGGACGACGAGAATCGCCGCCAGGACGAGGAAGACGCGTTGCGAGCGGGTGGCGTGGCGTGCCGCGGATCCGGCGGTGGTGTCCGTGTCGGGCGCTGGGTCGGGCTGTTGCGGTTCGGTCACGGTCAGGCTCCGAACAGGCGACGACGCAGGGCGGCAGCGTTTCCGAAGATGCGGATGCCGAGGACGACGATGACCGCGGTCGACAGCTGGGTGCCCACGCCGAGCTGGTCGCCGAGCCACACGATCAGTGCGGCGACGAGGACGTTGAAGACGAACGACACCACGAACACCTTCGCGTCGAAGATGTCGTCGAGATAGGCGCGCAGCCCGCCGAAGACCGTGTCGAGTGCGGCGACCACCGCGATGGGCAGGTAGGGCTGCACGACGTCGGGTACCTGTGGGCTGAACACGATTCCGGCGCCGATCCCGATCGCCAGTGCGAGCACCGCGTAGAGCGCGTGACCGTGTTCGAGTCGCTTCACCTGTACCCCGTTTCTCCGCTGCTGCCGAGCTTCCGGACCGTGGCGGCCGGAAGCTCGAGATCGTCCTCCTCGGTGAGGGCGAATCCCACCCCGTAGAGCTGTCGGATCCCCGCAATGCGCAGGTAGGCGTCGCTGACGACGAAGGACGTCTGCAGCCGGGACGGAGATCCCACCGCCGAGACCGTGTACGGGGAGAATACGGGCCGGTTGTCGACGAGCATCGCTCCCCCGGCCTGCCGGATGGTGACGCCGGGACCGACCCGTACGCCACCGACCTCGATGGCCTCCGCCCCGGCCGCCCACAGCGCGTTGACAACCGATTGCAGGTCGCGGTCGAGGACGAGCGCGGTGGGCCGGTCCTCGAGTCGCGTCGCATCCGACAGGTTCGGGCGTGCGGCGGGTTCGGTGAGGGTGACCGTGACCCCCGGACCGCGCACGGGTGTCGCCGCGGCCGCGGTCTCGGCATCGCGGAGTTCGTCGAGGACGCTCGCGCCGTCACCTCCGTCGGAGAACAGGGCGGTGCGTCGTTCGTCGATCGCGGCGCCGAGTTCATCGCGCCGAGCGGTGAGCGCGGCGATGCGTTCGTCCCCTGCGCGGAGGGAATCGAGGATCTCGGCGCGGGTGCTGTCGGTGCCTGCCTGCACGTCGGCGTTCTGCGCGTACGCGACGCCGATCACGAGGCCGGCGAGGAGAACTCCGGCGCCGAGCCACGCGCGCGAAGCCCGCGGTGAGGTGCTCGGCCGCCCTGCGGCCCGGTCCGCGGCGGACGCGGCGTAGCCGGGGTCGAGATGGTCCTCGAGGAGTGACTTCAGGAGCGAGGGCACCGGATTGCGCCGGATGCGTTCCCACGCGCGGCTCATCGGATCACCGTCCGGCCGGCACGATCCGTGCCGTCACGACGGCCTGCCCGAGGTACAGCAGTCCGGTCCACACGTACAGCACGGTCCCCCAGATCAGGGCAGCCCAACCGAGCGGGCCGGTGATCGGCTCCGAGGCGGGCACGGCGACGGCCCCGAGCATCAGCGGCAGCGCGCACATGAGCAGGAAGGTCGCGCCCTTGCCGAGGTAGAGCACGTCCGGCGGGGGCAGTTCCCGGCGCCGGTAGACGGCCAGGGTCGGGGCCAGGACGAGTTCGCGGCCGACGAGGATCACCGCGATCCACCAGGGCACGATGTCGCGCGCCACGAGGGCGACGAGGGTGGCCACGATGTAGAGGCGGTCGACGGCGGGATCGAGGAGGGCGCCCAGGCGGGAGGTCTGATCGAGCAGGCGGGCGAGTTTGCCGTCGGCCCAGTCGGTGATGCTGCTCGCGGCCAGCAGGATGAGCGCCCAGACGTCGGCGTGGGCGACGAGGACGAGATAGAGGAAGACTGGCACACCCAGAAGCCGTACGAAGCTGAGGACGTTCGGCACGGTGAGGATGCGGTCCGATCCGCGCGCGTCGGCGGTTCCGGTCGCATCGGTCATGGTGGGCCGCTCCGTGTTCTCGTGAGGTCGTTCTCGTCGTGCCCTCGCGGAGTTCCGTTCGGGCGCGGAGTCCAGCCTTCCACAGCCGCGCGACCGGAGATTCCGGGGTGTCAGCGCCAGGCGAAGACCGGCTGCTCGAGACCGTCGATGCGGGTGGCCCGCCGGCGCAGCACGACCTCGCGGAACTGGTAGACCACCGCAGCGGTCGGTGCGTGCACCAGGTGACCGCGGAAGGGCCACTGGATCACCGGCTTGTCGGATTCGGGGATGGAGACGAAGCGCGGATCGACATCGAGTTCGTCGGTGGTGACGGCGAAGAGCACGTCGACCTCGTCGGGGCTGGGCTTCAGATCGGTCACGGCGGTGTCCGACCACACGACGAACGGCGACATGACGTAACCGGAGCGGGTGACGTAGTCGTCGAGCCGGCCGAGGACGGTGTCGGACCCGAGGTCGAGACCGAGTTCCTCGTGCAGTTCACGCAGCGCGGCCTCCTCGGGCTGCTCCCCCTCGTCCAGACGCCCGCCCGGCAGCGCGAACTGGCCGGGATGTGCCCGTAGCCGCGTCGGTCGCCGCGTGAGGGGCATGACGGGATTGCCGTTCCCGTCGTCGAGCACCGCCACGACGACGGCTGCGTGCCGGCGGCCGTCGAGCGGCAGTCGACGCGAATCGAACGCGTCCAACGCGTCGCGGACGTTGTCTCGGTCGAGAGGATGAGCATCGGGCATGGGTCGACAGTAGTTCGTCACAACCGCACCGGCGGGTAGGCGCACGTCGTGGCCGGTGCCGGTGATGTGACTGCCCGGCTGGAGATATTCTGAATATTCATAGTTTCCGTTCCGTCCGGATTACCTCTGCGAGGGTGGGAGTTCTCCGGACACGGATCCCCGCCCGCCGTCATAGTGGGAGCCGACGGAAAGGAGCTCGATGAACGACGTGCCCGCCGGCCTCGACCTCGATGCGCTCGATGCCTATCTGCAGAACTCCGCCCCCGACCTGTTCTCCGGTCCCCTCCGCGCCCGCCTGATCAGTGGCGGGCGCTCGAATCTCACCTACGAGGTGACCGACGGCGACCGGCGGCTGGTGCTGCGCCGTCCCCCACTCGGGCACGTCCTCGCCACCGCCCACGACATGGCCCGCGAGTACCGCGTCATCTCCGCACTCGCAGGCACCGCAGTACCGGTCCCCCGCTCGTACCTGCTGTGCGAGGACGATTCGGTCCTCGGCGCGCCCTTCTACCTCATGGATCTGGTCGTGGGCACGCCGTATCGCACCGCGGAGCAACTCGAACCGCTCGGCGCCGAGCGCACGCGCGTGATCTCCGAGCGGATGGTCGACACCCTGGCAGCGCTGCACGCGGTGGACCCGGCCACCGTAGGACTCGAGGACTTCGGCCGCCCCCAGGGCTTCCTCGAGCGGCAGGTGCGGCGCTGGACCACCCAACTCGAGAACTCGCACAGCCGGGACCTCGACGGCGCCGACGAGCTGCACCGGCTGCTCGCCGACAATCTGCCGGGCGACGGCGAGGTCGGCATCGTGCACGGCGACTACCGCCTCGACAACGTCCTCGTCGACGACGACGACAAGGTGGTCGCGGTGCTGGACTGGGAGATGGCCACGCTCGGCGATCCCCTCACCGATGTGGCGTTGCTGCTGGTCTACCAGCGGCTGGCACGGGAGGACACGGGGTTCCCCGTCTCGACGGTGTCCCGCGCTCCGGGTTTCCTCGGCGACGACGAACTGCTCGCGCGATACGAGGCCGCCGGTGGACGCGACCTGTCGGACATGGCGTTCCATCTCGCCCTCGCCTACTACAAGCTCGCGGTGATCCTCGAGGGCATCTACTTCCGGTTCCGTCAGGGCAAGACGGTCGGCGAAGGGTTCGAGAAACTCGGCCACGGTGTCGAACCGCTGTTGCACGGCGGTATCGATGCGCTGAAGAGCCGGAAGAGTTGATCCCGAGGAGTTGATCCCGCGGCTGATGTCGGAGGCGCTCGGTACGCTCCGCTCATGCCGCATCCGGTGATGTTCGACGAGGCGGATCCCCTGCTCGCCCGTGTGCGCTCGCTCGCGCTGGCCCTGCCCGGCGCCTCCGAGAGGATCTCGCACGGCCGTCCGTTCTTCTCCACCCGGACGGCCTTCGCGGTCTACGGAGGCGGCGAGAAGGGCACCCGCGCACCGTTTCCCCGCTCCCTCATCGTCAAGCCCGACGAGGAGGAGCGCCGCGCGCTGCTCGAGGAACCGCACACCTACGTGCCGATGTATTTCGGACCGTCCGGGTGGGTCGGATACGACCTCGCCCGTCCGGAGGTGGACTGGGACGAGGTCGCCGAGCTGCTCGACATGTCCTATCGGCAGACCGCGCCCCCGAAGCTGGTGCGCGAACTCGACGCCCGCCTCGGCTGACGGGCGCCGAACGGCGCGGGTTCAGCCCTGCTGGTCGCCGATGCTGACCATCCACGACACGCCGAAGCGATCGGTGCACATGCCGAACAGATCGCCCCACGGGGCACGCTCGAGCGGCATGTCGACGCGACCGTCCGCGGTCAGTGCGTCCCACCAACCCCGGAGCACGCTCTCGTCGTCCCCACTGAGCGAGAGCGAGAAGTTCGTGCCGGGCGTGTAGCCCGTTCCCTGCGGGGTGTCCGAGGCCATGAGCACGAAACCGCGGTCGGTGGTGAGCATCGAGTGCATCACCTTCGCGTTCTCGCTCGGATCGTCCCAGTCGTGCATGTCGCCGAATGTGCTCACCGTCAGCTCACCACCTAACACCGACCTGTAGAACTCCATGGCCTCGCGTGCGGAATCGCGGAATGCGAGATAGGGATTGAATCGTGTGGTCATCGTGGTCCTTTCGCGGGTGCCGTAGGGCACGGATGGTGCCGCACGAAGAATGACCGTCCGCCGACGCATTTCTCATCGTGGACGGTGCGCACCCCGCTCCGGGAGCGTTCGGCGCGATCCGTGTCAGGAGACCGCCACTGTGGCGCGGGCGTACTCGGGTCGGTCGACCAGATCGGCCAGCACGCGCCCGACCGCACGTCGCGGGATCGCCCACGACGAGACGTCGCCGTCGGACACCGTTGCCTCGGCGTCGTCGCCGTCGGTGAGGTTCACCGGCTGCACGATGGTCCAGTCGAGATCGCTGGAGCGCACGAGGGCGTCCTGACGTTCGGTATCGGCGATCTGCGGGCCCAGCAGCGCCCGGAACATCAGGCGGTACCGGGCGGGAAGCCGGTCGCGGGTCGGGCCCGTGCCGTACGACGTCTGGACGATCAGGCGCCGCACGCCGTGCCGTCGCATGGCGTCGACGACGGTGCGGGTGCCGCGCGAGCGCACGTCGAGAGGTGTGCGGGCGGGCCCGCGCAGACGTACCCGCACCGGGTTCTCGCGGATGCCGAGTGTGACCACTACGGCTTCCTGCCCGTGCACGGCGCGTTCGACGTCGGAGTCGCGGACGGCGTCGCCGGTCACGACCGTGACGCGATCCCCGGACGACCCGGCGGTGTCGGAGGTGCCGAACAATTCGGCGGTGTCGGGATTGCGGACGAGTGCGGTGACGTCGTGTCCGCGGTCGAGCAGGGCGGAGACCGCGGCGCGTCCCGAACCTCCGGTCGCCCCGATGACCAGAACCTTCATGGTGTCCTCACAATCTCTGTGGTGCAGCGGATTTCGTCTACGAGTCCACGCTAGGGAGCCGGTGGCGGACGTTCCATGCCCGTCCGTCCCGGTTTCCTGCCCGTTCGTCCCGCTCCCCTGGACGTACGGGCGTGCGGGCGCGATCGTGGGAGCGTGACCGACCAGGATCGTGGAACGACCTATCCCTGGACACCCGGAGAACCGCTCGCGGAGGTTCTGCACCTGCTGCGGATGCGCGGAGTGTTCTACTGCCGGTCGGAGGTGAGCGCTCCGTGGGCCCTGGAGATGCCGGCTTTCGAGGACTGCGCCAGTTTCCACGTGGTGGTCTCCGGGGAGGCGGTGCTCGATGTGCCGCGCGCCGACGAGAATGCGGTGCGACTCGTGCCCGGTGATCTCGCGGTGGTGCCGCACGGAGCCGGGCACGTGATCCGCAGCGAACCGGCGCCGCTGCATGCGGGACGGGTGGATCTGTTGCCGCAGGAGATGATCGGCGAGCACTGCTCGGTGCTGCGGTACGGCGGCGGCGGTGACCGCACCGTGCTGGTGTGCGGGATCGTGGAGTTCGGGCATCCGACGGCCCGGCGCCTGATGCGGTCGCTGCCGCCGGTGCTGCGCTCCGGCACCGCCGCGGCCTCCCGCGGGGGCGCTGTGCGCTTCCTGCTCGATCTGATGGCCGAGGAGGCCGCGCGGATGCGGCCGGGTGGTGAGGCGGTTCTGACGCGACTGGCGGATGTTCTGGTGATCCTCGCGATGCGCGAATGGATGGACTCCGGGGCGGCGGATCGCAGCGGTTGGCTTCTCGCACTGCGCGACCCGCACATCGGTCGCGCGCTGGCGGCGGTGCACCGTGCCCCGGAGCATCCGTGGACGGTGGCGTCGCTGGCGCACGAGGCCGCGATGTCCCGGTCGGCGTTCGCGGCGCACTTCACGGACCTCGTGGGTGAACCCGCGATGCAGTACGTGACGCGGTGGCGGATGGAGTCCGCGCTGACGGCACTGCGTGAGGGCGCCTCGGTGGCGGAACTGGCGGCACGATCCGGTTACGAGTCGGAGGCGGCGTTCGCGCGGGCGTTCAAGAGGATGACGGGGCTGACGCCTGGGTCGGCGCGCCGAGCCGTCCCGAATGCGACGACACCCCGGTGAGGTGGGTCCGGGTGTCGATCGTGTCGGGTTCGGGGCGCCGGGCTCAGAAGGACCAGATCTCGTTCCGTCATCGCCTTCACGGGCGGAGATGGGCGCATCTGCCCACAGGAACCAGCGCCGACACGTCCCTACAACCGACACGGCTCCACAGACGAAAAAATCCCTTCCGACCGGAGTCGGAAGGGATTTTCACTGTCGGGCTGACAGGATTTGAACCTGCGACCACTTGACCCCCAGTCAAGTGCGCTACCAAGCTGCGCCACAGCCCGTCCGCGCTCTCTCCGAGCGCTCTCAGAGATTACAACAGGAACGGACCGAAACACTAATCGGCTGGTCAGCGCGTTTTCACGACCGGGCGCCGGGAGCTCACTTGCGACGGTCGCGCTTCTCCCGCACACGCACCGAGATCCGAACGGGGCTGCCGTCGAAGTTGAACTCCTCACGCAGACGACGCTCGAGGAAGCGGCGGTAGCCGGCCTCGAGGAAGCCTGTCGTGAACAGCACGAAGGTCGGCGGGCGGGTGGCCGCCTGGGTGGCGAACAGCACCCGGGGCAGGCGACCGCCACGCATCGGCGGCGGAGTCGCGGCCACGACCTCCTTGAGCCACGAGTTCAGGCGTCCGGTCGAGATGCGCTTGTCCCACGACTCGAGCGCGGTCTCCATGGCCGGGACGAGCTTCTGCACGGCGCGACCGGTCTTGGCGGAGATGTTCACCCGCGACGCCCACGGCACCCGCAACAGGTCCCGGTCGATCTCGCGGCCGAGTTCGTAGCGGCGGTCCTCGTCGACGAGATCCCACTTGTTGAACGCGATCACCAGGGCGCGACCGGACTCGACGACCATCGTGATGACCCGCTGGTCCTGCTCGGTGATGGGCTGAGAGGCGTCGATGAGCAACACCGCCACCTCGGCCGCATCGATCGCACCCCGCGTGCGCAGGGAGGCGTAGAACTCGGCGCCGGACGCACTGTTGACGCGCTTGCGCAGACCGGCGGTGTCGACGAACCGCCACGGCTTGCCGCCGAGCTCGACGATCGAGTCCACCGGGTCGACGGTGGTGCCGGCGATGTCGTGCACCACCGATCGCTCGTCACCGGCGAGCTTGTTGAGCAGGCTCGACTTGCCGACGTTCGGCTTGCCCACCAGCGCGACGCGGCGAGGTCCTTCCCCGCCGGTGCCCTCACGGGGCGTGGCCGGCAGCTTGGCGAGAAGCTCGTCGAGCAGGTCGCCGGTGCCGCGGCCGTGAGTGGCCGATACCGAGTAGGGCTGGCCGAGTCCGAGGGACCACAGGGCTGCGGCTTCGGACTCGACGCGGTCGTCGTCGACCTTGTTCGCCACGAGCAGCACCGGTGTCTTGGACCGGCGCAGCACCTTCGCGACGGCCTCGTCGACGCTGGTGGCGCCCACGGTGGCGTCGACGACGACGAGGATCGCGTCGGCGGTGCGCATCGCGACCTCCGCCTGGCGGGCCACGGACTGCTGCATGCCCTTCGCGTCAGGCTCCCATCCGCCGGTGTCCTGCACCATGAATCGGCGGCCGTTCCACGACGCCTCGTACGAGACGCGGTCGCGGGTGACGCCCGGGACGTCCTCGACGACCGCTTCGCGTCGGCCGATGATGCGGTTGACCAGGGTGGACTTGCCGACGTTCGGTCGGCCGACCACGGCGACGGTCGGGACCGGGACGAACTCCTCGAGGTCGCCACCCTCGGCGAACTCGATGTCCCAGTCGCCTTCTTCCGACCAGGTGCCGTCGCCGTCGAACCCGGTGTAATCGGTGCTCAGGTCGTCGCTCACAGCTTCGCTCCAGTCTGCTCGGCGACCACCGCGAGCAGCGCGGCGATCACCTCGTCGATGTTCATGTCGCTGGTGTCCACGACGACCGCGTCGTCCGCCGCGCGCAGCGGGGACACCGCGCGGGTGGAGTCGAGGTGGTCGCGGCGCTGCACCGCAGCGAGGACCGCCTCGTAGTCGTCGCCGCGACCCTCGGCAATGTTCTGGTTGTTGCGCCGGTGCGCGCGGGCCTCCGCCGAGGCGGTGAGGAAGATCTTCACGTCCGCGTCGGGGAAGACGACCGTGCCGATGTCGCGTCCTTCGATCACGACGCGGTGCTCGGCGCGGCCGAGCCGCTGCTGCGCCTCGACGAGCAGGGTGCGCACCTCGGGCACGGCGGAGACCGCGGAGACCGCGGCCGTGACCTCGGCGCCGCGGATGATCTCGCGCACGTCGTCCCCGTCGAGACGGATGTCCTCGACGGTGGGGTCGGTGCCGATCGACCACGGCAGGTCGGCGGTGACCGCGGCGATCGCCGCCGGATCGGTCAGATCGGTGCCGCGGCGCAGGGCGTGCAGGGTCGCGATGCGGTACATCGCGCCGGTGTCGAGATAGGCGGCCCCGAGATGCTGCGCGAGCCGCTTGGAGACGGTGGACTTGCCCGTGCCCGACGGGCCGTCCATCGCGACGACCAGCGCGTCGGCCGGTGCGGCGGTCACAGCTTCACCGCCTGGTACAGGCCACCGACCTCGTTGCGGCCGAGGACACGGAGGGTGCCGGGACGCTGGTCGCCGAGCGCCACGGGACCGATGTTGGTGCGCACGAGCCGGATCACGGGGAAACCGACCGCATCGAGCAGGCGCCGCACGATGTGCTTGCGGCCCTCGTGCAGCACGAGGCGCACGAGCGACTGGCCCTCGTGGACCTCGAGCAGCGAGAACTCGTCGACGGAGGCGGGTCCGTCCTCGAGTTCGATGCCGGCCTTGAGCTGCTTGCCGACACCACGGGCGAGCACACCCTTGACGGTCGCCAGGTAGGTCTTGGGCACCTCGAAGGACGGGTGCATCAACCGGTGCGCGAGTTCACCGTCGTTGGTGAGCAGCAGCAGACCTTCGGTGTCGGCGTCGAGACGACCGACATGGAACAGGCGCTGTCCGGCGGCGACGCGTTCGGAGACGATGTCACCGACGCAGGGACGGCCGAGGTCGTCGGACATCGTGGACTGCCAGCCGCGGGGCTTGTTCAGCACGAGGTGCACGAGATCCTTGTTGATGACGACGCGCACGCCGTCGACCCGGATCACCGCGTTCTCCGGGTCCACACGCAGACCCTGCTCGACGACGATACTGCCGTCGACCTCGACGCGACCTGCGGCGATGAGTTCCTCGGCGGCGCGGCGCGAGGCGACGCCGGCCTGGGCGAGCACCTTCTGCAGCCGCACGCCTTCACCGGCGGGCAGCTGGGCGGGGCCGGCTTCACGGTGCTGGTGCCGCGCGGGACGGGCGTTGCTCACGGTCGGAACGACGCGCTGCGCCGCGCGCTTGGCGGCAGGCTTGGCGCCGGGACGACCGGGCTTGCCGGTCGAGGTGCCCTTGCGGTGCGGCTTGCGGCCGGCGGCCGGCTGGGCCGGTTTGCGGCCACCTGCCGACTGGGCCGGCTTGCGGCCCGCGGCCGACTGGCCGGGAGTGGCCCGGCGATCGGAGCGGGATGAGTCGGTGCGCTCCCCCGAACGGGGAGCCCCTGCGCGCCCCGAACGGGGAGCTTCGGTACGTCCGCTGGAACGCGGTGCTTCGGTGCGTCCTCCGGAACGCGGTGCTTCGGTGCGCCCTCCGGAACGCGGTGCCTCCGCGCGTCCCGAGCGGGATCCCCCGGCGTTGCGCGCATTCGCGCTGCGGGGATTGTTTCTTCTACGGTCCGGTGTGCCATCACGGCGAGCGGGTGTATTCACTTGGTTCCTGTCAGTTCTCTGGATCGAACTCCGCGGGCGAGAGAGTCTCGGGACGCGCGTTCCTACCCATTCTCTCAAATCGTGGGTCCGACTCGAGACTGTCGGCGATGTCGTCGATCACATCGACATCGGGCAGAAGCGGCGCAACGGGCGGAAGATCCTGCAGAGACGCCAGGCCGAGGCGTTCGAGGAACAGCTCCGTGGTGACGTAGAGCGTGCCGCCGGTCTCCGGATC
This window contains:
- a CDS encoding DUF881 domain-containing protein translates to MSRAWERIRRNPVPSLLKSLLEDHLDPGYAASAADRAAGRPSTSPRASRAWLGAGVLLAGLVIGVAYAQNADVQAGTDSTRAEILDSLRAGDERIAALTARRDELGAAIDERRTALFSDGGDGASVLDELRDAETAAAATPVRGPGVTVTLTEPAARPNLSDATRLEDRPTALVLDRDLQSVVNALWAAGAEAIEVGGVRVGPGVTIRQAGGAMLVDNRPVFSPYTVSAVGSPSRLQTSFVVSDAYLRIAGIRQLYGVGFALTEEDDLELPAATVRKLGSSGETGYR
- a CDS encoding MmcQ/YjbR family DNA-binding protein, whose product is MPHPVMFDEADPLLARVRSLALALPGASERISHGRPFFSTRTAFAVYGGGEKGTRAPFPRSLIVKPDEEERRALLEEPHTYVPMYFGPSGWVGYDLARPEVDWDEVAELLDMSYRQTAPPKLVRELDARLG
- a CDS encoding NUDIX hydrolase, whose product is MPDAHPLDRDNVRDALDAFDSRRLPLDGRRHAAVVVAVLDDGNGNPVMPLTRRPTRLRAHPGQFALPGGRLDEGEQPEEAALRELHEELGLDLGSDTVLGRLDDYVTRSGYVMSPFVVWSDTAVTDLKPSPDEVDVLFAVTTDELDVDPRFVSIPESDKPVIQWPFRGHLVHAPTAAVVYQFREVVLRRRATRIDGLEQPVFAWR
- a CDS encoding phosphotransferase family protein, producing the protein MNDVPAGLDLDALDAYLQNSAPDLFSGPLRARLISGGRSNLTYEVTDGDRRLVLRRPPLGHVLATAHDMAREYRVISALAGTAVPVPRSYLLCEDDSVLGAPFYLMDLVVGTPYRTAEQLEPLGAERTRVISERMVDTLAALHAVDPATVGLEDFGRPQGFLERQVRRWTTQLENSHSRDLDGADELHRLLADNLPGDGEVGIVHGDYRLDNVLVDDDDKVVAVLDWEMATLGDPLTDVALLLVYQRLAREDTGFPVSTVSRAPGFLGDDELLARYEAAGGRDLSDMAFHLALAYYKLAVILEGIYFRFRQGKTVGEGFEKLGHGVEPLLHGGIDALKSRKS
- the cmk gene encoding (d)CMP kinase, with the translated sequence MDGPSGTGKSTVSKRLAQHLGAAYLDTGAMYRIATLHALRRGTDLTDPAAIAAVTADLPWSIGTDPTVEDIRLDGDDVREIIRGAEVTAAVSAVSAVPEVRTLLVEAQQRLGRAEHRVVIEGRDIGTVVFPDADVKIFLTASAEARAHRRNNQNIAEGRGDDYEAVLAAVQRRDHLDSTRAVSPLRAADDAVVVDTSDMNIDEVIAALLAVVAEQTGAKL
- a CDS encoding VOC family protein — translated: MTTRFNPYLAFRDSAREAMEFYRSVLGGELTVSTFGDMHDWDDPSENAKVMHSMLTTDRGFVLMASDTPQGTGYTPGTNFSLSLSGDDESVLRGWWDALTADGRVDMPLERAPWGDLFGMCTDRFGVSWMVSIGDQQG
- a CDS encoding small basic family protein — protein: MKRLEHGHALYAVLALAIGIGAGIVFSPQVPDVVQPYLPIAVVAALDTVFGGLRAYLDDIFDAKVFVVSFVFNVLVAALIVWLGDQLGVGTQLSTAVIVVLGIRIFGNAAALRRRLFGA
- a CDS encoding AraC family transcriptional regulator, yielding MTDQDRGTTYPWTPGEPLAEVLHLLRMRGVFYCRSEVSAPWALEMPAFEDCASFHVVVSGEAVLDVPRADENAVRLVPGDLAVVPHGAGHVIRSEPAPLHAGRVDLLPQEMIGEHCSVLRYGGGGDRTVLVCGIVEFGHPTARRLMRSLPPVLRSGTAAASRGGAVRFLLDLMAEEAARMRPGGEAVLTRLADVLVILAMREWMDSGAADRSGWLLALRDPHIGRALAAVHRAPEHPWTVASLAHEAAMSRSAFAAHFTDLVGEPAMQYVTRWRMESALTALREGASVAELAARSGYESEAAFARAFKRMTGLTPGSARRAVPNATTPR
- a CDS encoding NAD(P)-dependent oxidoreductase, with the translated sequence MKVLVIGATGGSGRAAVSALLDRGHDVTALVRNPDTAELFGTSDTAGSSGDRVTVVTGDAVRDSDVERAVHGQEAVVVTLGIRENPVRVRLRGPARTPLDVRSRGTRTVVDAMRRHGVRRLIVQTSYGTGPTRDRLPARYRLMFRALLGPQIADTERQDALVRSSDLDWTIVQPVNLTDGDDAEATVSDGDVSSWAIPRRAVGRVLADLVDRPEYARATVAVS
- the der gene encoding ribosome biogenesis GTPase Der; the protein is MSDDLSTDYTGFDGDGTWSEEGDWDIEFAEGGDLEEFVPVPTVAVVGRPNVGKSTLVNRIIGRREAVVEDVPGVTRDRVSYEASWNGRRFMVQDTGGWEPDAKGMQQSVARQAEVAMRTADAILVVVDATVGATSVDEAVAKVLRRSKTPVLLVANKVDDDRVESEAAALWSLGLGQPYSVSATHGRGTGDLLDELLAKLPATPREGTGGEGPRRVALVGKPNVGKSSLLNKLAGDERSVVHDIAGTTVDPVDSIVELGGKPWRFVDTAGLRKRVNSASGAEFYASLRTRGAIDAAEVAVLLIDASQPITEQDQRVITMVVESGRALVIAFNKWDLVDEDRRYELGREIDRDLLRVPWASRVNISAKTGRAVQKLVPAMETALESWDKRISTGRLNSWLKEVVAATPPPMRGGRLPRVLFATQAATRPPTFVLFTTGFLEAGYRRFLERRLREEFNFDGSPVRISVRVREKRDRRK
- a CDS encoding pseudouridine synthase, which produces MNTPARRDGTPDRRRNNPRSANARNAGGSRSGRAEAPRSGGRTEAPRSGGRTEAPRSSGRTEAPRSGRAGAPRSGERTDSSRSDRRATPGQSAAGRKPAQSAGGRKPAQPAAGRKPHRKGTSTGKPGRPGAKPAAKRAAQRVVPTVSNARPARHQHREAGPAQLPAGEGVRLQKVLAQAGVASRRAAEELIAAGRVEVDGSIVVEQGLRVDPENAVIRVDGVRVVINKDLVHLVLNKPRGWQSTMSDDLGRPCVGDIVSERVAAGQRLFHVGRLDADTEGLLLLTNDGELAHRLMHPSFEVPKTYLATVKGVLARGVGKQLKAGIELEDGPASVDEFSLLEVHEGQSLVRLVLHEGRKHIVRRLLDAVGFPVIRLVRTNIGPVALGDQRPGTLRVLGRNEVGGLYQAVKL
- a CDS encoding CDP-alcohol phosphatidyltransferase family protein gives rise to the protein MTDATGTADARGSDRILTVPNVLSFVRLLGVPVFLYLVLVAHADVWALILLAASSITDWADGKLARLLDQTSRLGALLDPAVDRLYIVATLVALVARDIVPWWIAVILVGRELVLAPTLAVYRRRELPPPDVLYLGKGATFLLMCALPLMLGAVAVPASEPITGPLGWAALIWGTVLYVWTGLLYLGQAVVTARIVPAGR